The Streptomyces sp. DG1A-41 genomic sequence GACGCCGGTCGCGCTCTGCTCGAGGAGACCCTGCGCGAGCACACCCGCTACCAGGCGCTGTACCTCCTCGACAAGGACGGCGAGGTCGTCGCCCGCGCGGGCAAGGAGCCGCGCGCCGGTTTCGCCGACGCGGACGAGCTGCCGCTGGTCCGGGTGGCCGACAAGGGCGGGAAGAAGCCGGTCGTCCAGGCCGGGGCGCCCCTGCCGGGCCGCGAGGGCATGACCCTGGTCGGCGAGGTCCGGATCGAGTTCCTCAACTCGCTGCTGAAGCGGCCCGGGCTCGGCGAGGTCCGCGTGGTGGACTCCAAGGCGGAGACCATCGCCGCCAGCGACGGCTTCCTGGCCTTCGAGGAACTGCCGCGCGACGCGCTCACCGACCTCGTGCGGGCCGGCAGCGTCCACGTCGGCGCCGGTCCCGTCGAGAACGGCCTGCTGATCCGCGAAGGACGCGGGACCACGGTCGCCGCGGCCGCCCCGTTCTCCGGCGGCGGTGTGGCGGCCGACATCGGCTGGACCGTCGTCAGCTGGCAGAACGCCAAGGACTTCCAGATCGCCCCGTACCAGCGCGAGGACCGCAGCGTCCTGGCCGGACTGCTCGGTCTGGCCCTGATCGTCGTCTGCCTCGGCTGGGTGTACCTGGTCGTGGCCCGGCCGATGCGGGCCCTGGCGGCCAGTGCGGAGAAGCTGGCCGACGGCGACCTCAAGTCCGTGCTGTACCCCCGCTACCAGGACGAGGTCGGCGCCGTCGTACGCAGCCTCGAACTGCTCCGCCAGCAACTCCAGGCCCGTAAGCAGACCCAGGCGCGCCGGCTCGCGGAGCCGGAAGCCGGCGTTCGGGGAAGGTGACCCAGCCGTGCTCTATCTGTACTTCGTCCTGCTCACCGGCAGCTTGCTGCTGCTGGCGGCGGGCATCGTGGAACAGCGCCGGCACTACGCCAGCCTGCACAGCATCCCCTCGCGCGTGCTCGTGAACGGCATCCGCGGCAAGTCCTCCATCACCCGGCTGTGCGCCGGGGCGCTGCGCGGGGGCGACCTGGTCACCGTGGCGAAGACCACGGGTACGGCGGCCCGGTTCATCCACCCGGACGCCACCGAGGAGCCGGTCTACCGCAAGTTCGGCATCGCCAACGTGGTGGAGCAGATCGGCATCGTGCGCCGGGCCGCCACCTACCGGCCCGACGCCCTCGTCATCGAGTGCATGGCCGTCATGCCGGCCCTCCAGGAGGTGAACCAGAGCAAGCTGATCCGCTCCACGATCGGCGTGCTGTGCAACGTCCGCGAGGACCACCTCGCCGAGATGGGACCCACCCTCGACGACGTGGCGCGGTCGCTGTGCCGCTCCATGCCGCAGGACGGCATCTGCGTCACCGCCGAGAAGGAGCGCTTCCACATCCTCCAGGAGGAGGCCGACGCCCGTAACTGCCAGTTGATCTACGCCGACCCGGAGACCGTCACCGACGAGGAGCTGCGCGGCTTCAGCTGGTTCACCTTCAAGGAAAACGTCGCGATCGCCCTCGTCGTGGCCGAACTGCTCGGCGTGGAACGGCGGGTCGCCCTCCAGGGCATGTACGACGCCCCGCCGGACCCGGGCGTGCTGTCCGTCGAGCGCTACGCGACGCCCGAGGGCAAGCGGCTCGCCTTCGCCAACGTCTTCGCGGCCAACGACCCCGAGTCGACGCTGATGAACATCAACCAGTTGCTCGACCTCGGCGCCATCCACCGGCCGCTGAACGTCGTGATCAACTGCCGGCCCGACCGCGTGGAACGCAACGGGCAGATGGGCGAGATCATCCCCGACCTCCAGCCGGACCACGTCTTCGTCATCGGGCACCCCGCCAAGAGTGCGATCGACGCCATCCCCGCCGAGTGGCGCGACCGCGCGATCGACCTCGGTGGCGAACGGCGGTCGGCCGAGGAGTTCATGCCCGCCCTTCTGGAGCGCCTGGCCGCCGACTCCTCCCTGGTCGCCATCGGCAACATCCACGGCCAGGGCGAGGAACTGCTGGAGTACCTGGCCGAACTCCCGGCGGACGAGTCCGCCCCCGCCGACGCCGCGCCGCCCTCGGACCCGGCCGTGCCGGCCCAGCCGGCGCGCCTGGACCCCTACGCCCCGTACCCCGTGGCCTACGAGGAGCGCTACCAGGCCTCCCGCACCCAGGAGATCCCGGTGGTCCGCATCCCGGCCCAGCCGTCGGGGCCGTACGCCGACGCCGGCTACTCCGGCCCGGCTCCCTACCAGCAAGGGCCGTACGCCGCTCCGGCCCAGCAGACATGGCAGCAGTACGCCGACGAGCCCTACGGGTACGTCCCGGCCGACGACGGGGGACACCCTCCCCGTTCCTGACGTCCACGGGCAGGACCCCACGACTCACGCCCACAGCTCGCCCCGCACCCGCACCCGTGCCCGGAGACCCCGTTGACCACCGCCGCCCTGACCCCCGAGATGGCCGCCCTCGGCATCGCCATCGGCCTGTTCTTCTCGTTGCTGTGCTACCTGACCACCAACCTGTCGCCGGGCGGCATGATCACGCCCGGCTGGCTCGCCCTGACGCTCATCGAGGACCTCCAGCGGGCGGCCATGGTGGTCGGCGTCACCGCCCTCACCTACGCGGGCACCAAGGTCATGCAGCGGCTGGTGATCCTCTACGGCAAGCGGCTGTTCGCCGCGGTGGTGCTGCTGGGCGTGCTGCTCCAGGCCACCGTGATGATCGTGCTCTCGATCGAGTTCCCGCTGCTGTACGGCAACCAGACCCTCGGCTTCATCGTGCCCGGCCTGATCGCGTACCAGATGGTCCGCCAGCCCAAGGGGGCGACGCTGCTGGCGACCGGCACCGTCTCGCTCATGGCCTACATCGTCGTCGCCGCCGGGCTGCTGCTCGGCATCATGCCCACCGTCTGAGAACCGGCGTCCCGGCGACCGACAACCCAGGAGAGAACACATGGCAGGGAAGAAGAAATCGCGGCCGGTCCTCTCCGGCCTCGTGGTGCTGGGGCTCGTCGCGACCTCCGGCTACCTCACCGTGGAACTCCGCAAGCAGGAGGACCAGGGCGTCCCGGAGATCACGAACGTCGGCGTGCTGGACGGCTCCGACCGGGCCGGCGGCGCGGCGAAGACCCGCGACGAGGGCGGGGAGAGCTGGTCCCGGCTGGAGAACCCCGCCCGCTCCGTGCTGCGCGGGTCCGACGGCCAGGTCAAGGCGGTGTTCACCGACGGGGCGCGCACCGCCACCCTGACCGGACCGGCCCGCACCTTCACCGAGCCCTCGTCGACGAGCTCCAAGGTCTCCACGACGGACTGGGTCCGCCTCATGCCCGAGCCCTGGAAGAAGGGCGCGGACAAGGAGAAGTGGTTCAAGGACTGGTACGCCGAGTACGAGGCCAGCAAGGAGGACGACCTCCTGGCCATCGCCTTCCAGTACGTAGCGGGCGCCAAGCAGAAGAAGGACGAGCAGGGCACCGTCTACGCCGGTGACGCCAACTTCGGGCCCCTCAACACGAGCGGGGCGGAGGGCGGCGACCTGCGCCTGGAGCAGTCCGACTTCTACGACTACCTCGGCGTCCCGTACCCCTTCCGGGACGGCGTCATCGGGCAGCCGGAGGCCGCGCGCGCCCGGTCGATCGACTGCTCGGGATACATGCGGATGGTGTTCGGCTACCGCGCCCGCTACCCGCTCATGTCCTCGGACGCATCGGGCGACGGCCTGCCGCGCACCGCCAACGGCATGGCCCGCTCCGAGCAGGGCGCCGACATCCTGCCGCTCACCGGCGTCTCGCCCAAGGACCGGCCCACCGGCATCGACCAGCTCCAGCCCGGGGACCTCGTCTTCTTCAAGCTCGACACCCGGACGAAGCAGCGCCTGGACCACGTCGGCATGGTGCTCGGCTACGACACCGAGGGCCACCTTCTCTTCGTCTCCAGCCGAGAGGAGGTCAACGGACCGACCATCGGTGATGTCGGCGGAGTGTCCAGGCTGGACGGCAACGGCTACTACGCCAAGACGCTGCGCAGCGCGAAGAGGCTGTGACCGGGCGCGCGCGGCGGCCGGTCACCCGTTGGCTGCGGCCGACGCCTGGGCCTGGCCGCGGCGGTGGATCTGGTCGATCGCGAACTGGGCCAGGTCGTTGCCGGCCTTGAAGACCGCGGTGTCCTCGGGCGTCACGTCCTTGCCGTTGGTGAAGCCGGCGTTGGTGAAGTAGGCGTAGCGGCCGTAGGAGTTGCTCGTCGTGCGGCAGAACCCGGACTCGCAGAAGCCCTTCACGCCGCCGCCGGAGAGCGACTTGACGAAGCTCCTCTTGTTGGTCTGGCCCTTGGCCTTGCCGGCCTGGGCCTCGGTGTCGAAGACCGCCACGCCGACCGTCACCGCGATGCCGTCTTTGACGTACGTGGCGCGTATCAGGCGCGTGCAGTCGTTCGCGGTGAGGACCTTGGGGAGCGTGCCGCCGGCCGCCGAGGCGCAGTTCCTCGTGTCGGCCGTGGGGCCCTTCTCGTACGTCGTCCCGCCCATGGTCAGCTGGGTGCCGGGGAAGAGGGTACCCGGGCCGAGCGGAGCCGTGTCCTTCTTCGCGCTGGCGATGAAGTCCTTCGGGTCCAGCGGGGGCGGGGCGCTGGTCGGGGCGAACGACGGGGCCGAGGCGGACGCGCTCGGGATGTCGGCCGAGGGCACCTGGGAGGTCGGGCTGTTCGCCTGGTTGTCGCCGCCCGCCGAGACCACTGCCACGGCGACGGCAGCGCCGATCGCGACGGTGGCGAGCGCGCCGCCGCCCACCAGGAGCAGCCGGCGTCGCTTGTTACGGGCCTCGGACGCCTCGGCGAGCGCGGCCCAGTCCGGAGACTGGCCGCTCCCGCTGTTCCAGGGCTGCTGCGACTGCGGTTTCCATGGATCCCACTGGGACTGGGGTCCCCCCTGCCCAAAGCTCATGGGGCGCATCTTAGACGGGACAAGTGGCGTGCTGGTCCGCCTGGACGGGCTCTGGAGCCCCTAGCGTTCCTCCCATGCGGACGGGCAAAGGCGACATCTGCGGGTGGTTGGGGCGAGTGCTGCCGGCCGTGGTGCTGCTGGTGTGCCTGTGGTCCTGGCCGACGGTCGCGGCCGGGGTGTGGCCGACGGTCGCGGTCGGGGTGCTGCGGGCGCTGCGTCGCCCGCGCGGTGGCGGCTCCCTGCCGCGGTGGTGCGCCGCCGTGGCCGTCGACGTGCTGTTGTCGCCGGTGTTTCCGTATGGGCGGCCGGTGCGGCGCCGGACGCTGCGGAGGGCCGTTACTCTCTGTGCAGGCCTGTGCGTCTCCGTGGCCGGCAGGCGGCGGTGATCCCGCGTTTTGACCCTTGTGGTGAGCCCCGGTATTCTGCTCTTTCGTTGTGTATTGGCTTGCTCATTCTCACGGGACGGGCCCTTACACCGGTCCACCGGGCCGATGACCAGCGACCAGCACGCGGTTTGCGTCACCGCAGTGCGGTCAAGGCTGTCGTGATCGTTTCGGTGACCTGTTCAGGACCATTCACTCGAAGCGAAGGCTACGAACCGTGCGTACGTACAGCCCCAAGCCCGGCGATGTGACGCGCCAGTGGCACGTCATCGACGCTCAGGACGTTGTCCTGGGTCGTCTCGCCACCACCGCAGCGACCCTCCTCCGGGGCAAGCACAAGCCGATCTATGCCCCCCACGTGGACGCTGGTGACTTCGTCATCATCATCAACGCGGACAAGGTGCACCTGTCCGGCAACAAGCGGACCCAGAAGATGGCGTACCGCCACTCCGGCTACCCGGGTGGTCTGCGCTCCGTCCGTTACGACGAGCTGCTCGACAAGAACCCCGAGAAGGCCATCGAGAAGGCCGTCAAGGGCATGCTCCCCAAGAACACTCTGGGCCGTCAGATGCTCTCGAAGCTGAAGGTCTACAAGGGTGACCAGCACCCGCACGGCGCGCAGCAGCCGCAGCCGTACGAGATCACCCAGGTCGCGCAGTAAGTCCGGCCACCCCCTAAGACTGAAGAGAATCTGAGGAGAATCGTGGCCGAGACCACTGCCGAGCAGCCGCTCGAAGAGCTTGACATCGACAGCTACACCACCGAGTCCGAGGTCCCCGTCGAGGGCGAGTACACCTCGGAGTCCATGGCCTCCCGCTTCGGTGAGCCCCAGCCGCCGCCGGCCTGGGCCGTCGCAAGAACGCCATCGCCCGCGTCCGGATCGTCCCGGGCACCGGCAAGTGGAAGATCAACGGTCGCACCCTCGAGGACTACTTCCCGAACAAGGTGCACCAGCAGGAAGTCAACGAGCCCTTCAAGGTGCTCGAGCTCGAGGGCCGCTACGACGTCGTCGCCCGCATCGCCGGTGGCGGTGTCTCCGGTCAGGCCGGTGCGCTCCGTCTCGGTGTCGCCCGCGCGCTGAACGAGGCGGATGTCGACAACAACCGCGGCCCGCTGAAGAAGGCCGGCTTCCTCCGCCGCGACGACCGTGCGGTCGAGCGCAAGAAGGCCGGTCTGAAGAAGGCCCGCAAGGCCCCGCAGTACAGCAAGCGCTAATCGCGTAGCTGTCCTTGCGACTGTCTTCGCAACGATCGCCCCGGCGGCACGTCCAGTGCCGCCGGGGCGTTCACGTACACAACCCCTGCGGCTGCGGGACAGCCCCGGGGGATGTACTGGAGCCGCACTCTCTCGCAATTCGGAGGACACCACAGTGGGACGACTCTTCGGCACGGACGGCGTGCGCGGTGTCGCCAACGCGGACCTGACGGCGGAGATGGCCCTCGGCCTCTCCGTAGCCGCGGCGCACGTACTGGCCGAGGCGGGCACGTTCGAGGGACACCGCCCGACCGCGGTGGTCGGGCGTGACCCGCGCGCGTCGGGGGAGTTCCTGGAGGCCGCCGTGGTCGCGGGCCTCGCCAGCGCCGGCGTGGACGTCCTGCGGGTAGGGGTGCTGCCGACGCCGGCGGTGGCGTACCTGACAGGAGAACTCGGCGCCGACCTCGGTGTGATGCTCTCCGCGAGCCACAACGCCATGCCCGACAACGGCATCAAGTTCTTCGCCCGCGGCGGGCACAAGCTCGCCGACGAGCTGGAGGACCGGATCGAGTCCCTCTACGACGAGCACCGCACCGGCGCCCCGTGGGACCGGCCGACCGGCGCCGGGGTGGGCCGCGTACGCGAGTACGAGGAGGGTTTCGACCGGTACGTCGCGCATCTGCTGCGCGTCCTGCCGAACCGGCTCGACGGGCTGAAGGTCGTCCTCGACGAGGCGCACGGCGCCGCCTCCCGGGTCTCGCCCGAGGCGTTCCAGCGGGCCGGTGCCGAGGTCGTCACGATCGGGGCCGAGCCGGACGGGCTCAACATCAACGACGGGTGCGGATCCACGCACCTGGACAAGATCAAGGCCGCCGTCGTCGAGCACGGGGCCGACCTGGGCATCGCGCACGACGGGGACGCCGACCGGTGCCTCGCCGTGGACCACACGGGCGAGGAGGTGGACGGCGACCAGATCCTGGCCGTCCTCGCCCTGGCCATGCGGGAGGCCTCCACGCTGCGGGCCGACACGGTCGTGGCGACGGTGATGTCCAACCTGGGCTTCAAGCTCGCCATGGAGCGCGAGGGCATCCGGCTCGTGCAGACCGCCGTGGGCGACCGGTACGTGCTGGAGGAGATGAAGGAGCACGGGTTCGCCCTCGGGGGCGAGCAGTCCGGGCACGTGATCATTCTCGAGCATGCGACGACCGGCGACGGCACCCTGACCGGGCTGATGCTGGCGGCGCGGGTCGCGCAGAGCGGGCGTCCGTTGCGGGAGCTGGCGTCCGTGATGGAGCGGCTGCCGCAGGTGCTGATCAATGTGCCGGACGTGGACAAGTCCCGGGTGACGACGTCCTCGGAGCTCGCGGCGGCCGTCGCCGATGCGGAGCGGGAGCTGGGGGCTACCGGGCGGGTGCTGTTGCGGTCCTCGGGGACCGAGCCGTTGGTGCGGGTGATGGTGGAGGCGGCGGATATCGAGCAGGCTCGGTCTGTGGCGGGGCGGTTGGCCGATGTCGTGAAGTCCGCGTTGGGGTAGTCGGCTGTTCCGGGTTCGGGGTGGGGGCTGCGGCTCGTTGCGGGCTGACCGTTCGTTGTGGCTTGTCGCGCCCACGCGGCGGAGCCGCACAGAGAGACAGCCCCGCGCCCCTCAAGGCCTGCTGACCTGCCGGCGTTGTTTGGACCAGAGCCGTTTCTGTACCAGCAGGGTCAGCGTGCCGGCGACGATGATGCCCAGCAGGTTCAGCAGGAGTTGTTCCGTGGAGCCCTGGGTCTGGCGCGTGTCGCCGTAGCTCAGGGCCACTGCCGCGTTCGCGGCGGCCGGGATCGTGGTCACCGAGATGGCCACACCCACCAGGGCGCCCGACTTGGCGGAGGTCAGGGACAGGGTGCCCGCGATGCCGGCCAGGACCGCCACGACGAAGGAGAACCAGTCGGGGGCGTAGATGAAGCCGGTGTTGGGGCGGGCGCCCTCCAGCTTGGCCTCCGTGAACAGCCCGACGGCGTCCATGAAGAGGCTGAAACCGACCGTCACCGCCATCGCCACCGCGAAGCCCACCAGGAGGGCGATCAGCGAGCGCAGGGCCAGGTGTGCTCCGCGGCGGACGATGGCGGTGCAGATGCCGGCGAGGGGCCCGAACTCCGGGCCCACCGCCATGGCGCCCACGATCAGGATCGCGTTGTCCAGGACCACACCGCAGGCCGCGATCATCGTGGCGAGCGTGATGAAGGCCAGGTACGTGGCGGAGAGGGTCGACTCCTCGTGCGTCGCGTCGGTCAGCTGCTCCCACAGGACCGCGTCCGCGCCCTCGCCGGGCGCGTCGGCCGCGGCCTGGTCGGCCCGCTCGGACAGCGACAGGTCGATGGCCTCGACGGCGATGGAACCGCTGGTGTCGATGCCGAGCTTCCGCAGGCCGGTGAGGAGTTCATCGCCCGCCTCGCGCGCCACGTCGCACATCACCACGTCCCCGGAGGGGTCGCGGGCGCAGTCCGGAAGCACGACGAGGTGGGTGGTGCCGACCGTCCTGCCGATCAGCCGCACCACGTCGTCGGTCTTCCCGGACGGCGTGATCAGGCGCAAGTGAAGCATGACGGCTATCTAACCGGTCTTTCCCCCGGGGATCACAGCTTGCGCAGGCTGAGGCGCTGCACCTTGTGGTCCGGGCCCTTGCGCAGGACGAGGGTGGCGCGGCCGCGGGTGGGGGCGATGTTCTCGACCAGGTTGGGCTGGTTGATCGTGCGCCACATCGTCCGGGCGTAGTCGAGGGCCTCCTCCTCCGAGACCTGGGTGTACTTGCGGAAGTACGAGGACGGGTTCTGGAACGCCGTCGCGCGCAGCTTGCGGAAGCGGTTGAGGTACCAGTGCTCGATGTCCTCGACGCGGGCGTCGACGTACACGCTGAAGTCGAAGTAGTCGGCGAGGCCGACCCGGGTGCGGCCGTCCTTGCCGGGGAGGGCGGGCTGGAGGACGTTCAGGCCCTCGACGATCAGGATGTCGGGGCGGCGGACCGTGAGCTTCTTTTCGGGGACGATGTCGTAGATCAGGTGGGAGTAGACGGGGGCCGTGACCTCGTCCTTTCCGGCCTTGATGTCGGCGACGAAGCGGGTCAGCGCGCGGCGGTCGTAGGACTCGGGGAACCCCTTCCGCGACATCAGGCCGCGGGCCTGGAGCTCCTTGGTCGGCAGCAGGAAGCCGTCGGTGGTGACCAGTTCGACGCGCGGGTGTTCCGGCCAGCGCGAGAGCAGGGCCTGGAGGAGCCGGGCGACCGTCGACTTGCCCACGGCGACCGAGCCGGCGACTCCTATGACGAACGGGGTGCCGGACTGGGAGCCCTGCTCGCCCAGGAAGGTGTTGAGCGCGCCTCTGAGGCCGTCCGTGGCACCGACGTAGAGATTGAGGAGTCTGGACAGCGGGAGGTAGATGTCCCGCACCTCGTCGAGGTCGATGACGTCACCGAGACCGCGCAGCTTCTCGACCTCCTCGGCCGTCAGCGGCAGCGGCGTCTTGTCGCGCAACGCGCTCCACTCGGCTCGGGTGAGGTCGACGTAGGGAGTCGCCTCCGGCCGCTGCCGGTGGGCGCTCCGGGGTATCGAGGAGACCGGAGAGATCACAGTCCATTGTTACGGGCGTACGAACGGACCGTGAGGTGGGATCCGTCACGCAGGGTCCTTGGGTCCTCCCATTTGAGAGAAAAACGACATGGGGGAGGAATGTCAGTGCCGTGCGTCACAGTTGTCGGAAGGGTGGGCCCAGGCCGGGGTCCAGGAACGCCGAGGGGTGACCCATGACGTATGCGATAGAGGCGGAAGGCCTGGTCAAACGGTTCAAGGAGACCGAGGCGCTGGCCGGCGTCGACCTGGCGGCCCGCAAGGGCACGGTGCTCGGGCTGCTCGGCCCGAACGGCGCGGGGAAGACGACGGCGGTGCGGATCTTCGCGACGCTGCTGCGCCCGGACGGGGGCAGGGCCCGGGTGGCCGGCCACGACGTGGT encodes the following:
- the pgsB gene encoding poly-gamma-glutamate synthase PgsB, producing MLYLYFVLLTGSLLLLAAGIVEQRRHYASLHSIPSRVLVNGIRGKSSITRLCAGALRGGDLVTVAKTTGTAARFIHPDATEEPVYRKFGIANVVEQIGIVRRAATYRPDALVIECMAVMPALQEVNQSKLIRSTIGVLCNVREDHLAEMGPTLDDVARSLCRSMPQDGICVTAEKERFHILQEEADARNCQLIYADPETVTDEELRGFSWFTFKENVAIALVVAELLGVERRVALQGMYDAPPDPGVLSVERYATPEGKRLAFANVFAANDPESTLMNINQLLDLGAIHRPLNVVINCRPDRVERNGQMGEIIPDLQPDHVFVIGHPAKSAIDAIPAEWRDRAIDLGGERRSAEEFMPALLERLAADSSLVAIGNIHGQGEELLEYLAELPADESAPADAAPPSDPAVPAQPARLDPYAPYPVAYEERYQASRTQEIPVVRIPAQPSGPYADAGYSGPAPYQQGPYAAPAQQTWQQYADEPYGYVPADDGGHPPRS
- a CDS encoding poly-gamma-glutamate biosynthesis protein PgsC/CapC, translated to MTTAALTPEMAALGIAIGLFFSLLCYLTTNLSPGGMITPGWLALTLIEDLQRAAMVVGVTALTYAGTKVMQRLVILYGKRLFAAVVLLGVLLQATVMIVLSIEFPLLYGNQTLGFIVPGLIAYQMVRQPKGATLLATGTVSLMAYIVVAAGLLLGIMPTV
- a CDS encoding NlpC/P60 family protein, yielding MAGKKKSRPVLSGLVVLGLVATSGYLTVELRKQEDQGVPEITNVGVLDGSDRAGGAAKTRDEGGESWSRLENPARSVLRGSDGQVKAVFTDGARTATLTGPARTFTEPSSTSSKVSTTDWVRLMPEPWKKGADKEKWFKDWYAEYEASKEDDLLAIAFQYVAGAKQKKDEQGTVYAGDANFGPLNTSGAEGGDLRLEQSDFYDYLGVPYPFRDGVIGQPEAARARSIDCSGYMRMVFGYRARYPLMSSDASGDGLPRTANGMARSEQGADILPLTGVSPKDRPTGIDQLQPGDLVFFKLDTRTKQRLDHVGMVLGYDTEGHLLFVSSREEVNGPTIGDVGGVSRLDGNGYYAKTLRSAKRL
- the rplM gene encoding 50S ribosomal protein L13 is translated as MRTYSPKPGDVTRQWHVIDAQDVVLGRLATTAATLLRGKHKPIYAPHVDAGDFVIIINADKVHLSGNKRTQKMAYRHSGYPGGLRSVRYDELLDKNPEKAIEKAVKGMLPKNTLGRQMLSKLKVYKGDQHPHGAQQPQPYEITQVAQ
- the glmM gene encoding phosphoglucosamine mutase, producing the protein MGRLFGTDGVRGVANADLTAEMALGLSVAAAHVLAEAGTFEGHRPTAVVGRDPRASGEFLEAAVVAGLASAGVDVLRVGVLPTPAVAYLTGELGADLGVMLSASHNAMPDNGIKFFARGGHKLADELEDRIESLYDEHRTGAPWDRPTGAGVGRVREYEEGFDRYVAHLLRVLPNRLDGLKVVLDEAHGAASRVSPEAFQRAGAEVVTIGAEPDGLNINDGCGSTHLDKIKAAVVEHGADLGIAHDGDADRCLAVDHTGEEVDGDQILAVLALAMREASTLRADTVVATVMSNLGFKLAMEREGIRLVQTAVGDRYVLEEMKEHGFALGGEQSGHVIILEHATTGDGTLTGLMLAARVAQSGRPLRELASVMERLPQVLINVPDVDKSRVTTSSELAAAVADAERELGATGRVLLRSSGTEPLVRVMVEAADIEQARSVAGRLADVVKSALG
- a CDS encoding DUF389 domain-containing protein codes for the protein MLHLRLITPSGKTDDVVRLIGRTVGTTHLVVLPDCARDPSGDVVMCDVAREAGDELLTGLRKLGIDTSGSIAVEAIDLSLSERADQAAADAPGEGADAVLWEQLTDATHEESTLSATYLAFITLATMIAACGVVLDNAILIVGAMAVGPEFGPLAGICTAIVRRGAHLALRSLIALLVGFAVAMAVTVGFSLFMDAVGLFTEAKLEGARPNTGFIYAPDWFSFVVAVLAGIAGTLSLTSAKSGALVGVAISVTTIPAAANAAVALSYGDTRQTQGSTEQLLLNLLGIIVAGTLTLLVQKRLWSKQRRQVSRP
- the coaA gene encoding type I pantothenate kinase, producing MISPVSSIPRSAHRQRPEATPYVDLTRAEWSALRDKTPLPLTAEEVEKLRGLGDVIDLDEVRDIYLPLSRLLNLYVGATDGLRGALNTFLGEQGSQSGTPFVIGVAGSVAVGKSTVARLLQALLSRWPEHPRVELVTTDGFLLPTKELQARGLMSRKGFPESYDRRALTRFVADIKAGKDEVTAPVYSHLIYDIVPEKKLTVRRPDILIVEGLNVLQPALPGKDGRTRVGLADYFDFSVYVDARVEDIEHWYLNRFRKLRATAFQNPSSYFRKYTQVSEEEALDYARTMWRTINQPNLVENIAPTRGRATLVLRKGPDHKVQRLSLRKL